From the Drosophila simulans strain w501 chromosome 2L, Prin_Dsim_3.1, whole genome shotgun sequence genome, the window CCAGCTTGCTGATGTGCCTTGACAAATTCATGATTTGTCGTCGATTCCTGTGCCCTGTTGCCGCCCACTTTCCCACCCGCTGCCTCGGCTTTCCACAATTTTTCCGACTTTTCCACTCCACCGTCTGTTTCCCACTTCATTTGGGTGCACACACGCAATAATTTCCCATACGGAaggcaatttgtttgccacgCTCACATAAATTTATGGTTTTGGAGGTATTCCttccacatttttttgttatggAACCTCAATTCGGGCTATATAGTATCCAATGATGATGTCGATGATGAGCAACGAATGCCGCAGGGCGGCATTACTCAGCTGTTCATTCGGTGGCACTTAAAACGCCATCAAATGCCATTGGACACGTGGGACTTTCATCATCCCAATCCAGAGAGAGTACTTTCCTGGCTGCCAACGGCAAGCCCTCCGCAAAAATTGAGGTCATTTGCTGCTAATTACATATTAATGTACCCCGTctggccaacaaaagcaaaaactcCCAAGTAAACCGGGCAATGTGAcacatatttcaaattaatttgcacaaGGCACAAATAGAGGCACTGAGAAATGTGGAACTTATCGTTAAATGTTGAAAgcacattttgatttatgagtAGTTAATGCCAGCAAAGGCAATTCACCCACAAATCCAATTACCtgcaatggaaatttaatttaaatttaaaggcGATTTTAAGACTGTAAGCTGTCATCAGCAAAGATTTGTTTGATTGTAAAAGTGTCACtaagaaattgtttaatacCAACACAAAATGTATAATCAGATTGCATTGTATTTAGGAATTTGCAGCTTTGGAAGTAAATTGATAGCTATGGGATACATTTTATCGCACTGTAAATTAGCTTAAGTTTCATTTATCAAACCAAAACTTCAACTgcgtaatatttttttaaattctcaCTTATAATTTATGCTGACTGGCAACCTTGCCGTGCACCTCCCCCTTCGCCACGCCCTTCTCCCCGCCCAGCAgctaataaacaattttctcTAGCTACTGGAAAACTTTGGCCGCCGCAAAAACCAACTTcattacaatttcaaattcTCTGTTTCTTGCACACTCAACGAAGAAGCCAAAACttgtaaaattgtaaattccCCACCACTCGCACTCGTAATTACTCTGTGTAGCTGAAAACCGACAGCGAAAATATAGCTGGAAATTGGCATGAATTGTTAATGCAAAttcgcaaaatgcaaaatgctaaCTGCAAAATGTCCGGCTGGCGGCGATATTCAACGAGCGTAAATGAAAATTCTAAAGGCGTTGCCGGCTGCCAAGGGGAAATCCGATGGAATGGCGGTCTGAATGAAACGCTTAATTGACGTCAGAATGCAACAAAAGCTGCGATTTGCATGCGGCAATTTCATTAATTCTGATTGACCATTTGATTCGGTTTCGCTCGATTGAGTTGGCCCCCCTCGCAAAGCAAACTTTTGCTGGGAATTTCGGTATTATTGGGTGCGTTCTGGTTTCAATCTTCAAATGGGCTAACAACATGGCTCAAATCAGCCACAAGGCACAAAACTTGTCTAATTCATTAAACGCAAACCCCCCGAGCGACCTCGCATCTGAATCCATCGAAATGGAAACCTTTTgagaatacaaaaaaaaaatcaaatcatatGAAACAAAAGCCTTGCCCGTTTGTGAAACTCGTTACAGCGCTTAAATGTAAATGTGTCCGAGAGATTTATTGCGTTCCATTAGAACTGCGAGCACAAGACATTTCtaccattttttttggggtcAACCCAATCAGCTTTGCCATTTGTTAGGCTGGCGAAATATAAAACGATTTCTTTTATAAGCCCACTTAGAGCTTGTTAAAGACACAGAATAATTTATAGTGGCAggttaattgaaataaattaaatatgctgCTAATAAGCCTCGcctttaaattatttcgtttGAAAATTGAGAAATCTGtgcaatttaatatgcaaCAAAGTCACTGTAaagttcttttgttttcagtcCCAAAATCACCCAACCAAAATATTAAACTTGTCACTCTAATAATGATTTATGGCCTTCCAGCTTGTTCCTGCACATTTTGGCCGCATTTCACACCCAAAAAGTGCCACTCGTCAAAAGGTCGAAAGGGGGAGTGTGTTTGGGGTCACAACTCAGGCGAACAATAAATTTCCCACCAAACCCCTAAATGGGCTGTCCCCTCCCTACggtttttggaattttattttattcagcCAGAAACGCTCGTAAACATGAGCCGATCATTGATTAGCGCATAAATATTCAGGCAACGCCTAATTGGTACGAggttcgattcgattcgattcgactGGGGAGCTCAACTTTCTGGCCAAGTTCAGGGTCAGTTCAGATAAGGTATTATAAGCCAGACCGATGGcaactcatttgcatttagcTGGATGGGCTTAACAACTTTTTAAACTCCTCTGTTGGTTTTTCTCTTAAGCAAactgcaaatggcaaacaacaGCTAACCACACTTTCGGTAATTTTCGCAAAGGGATAAGTTCACacgtaaattgtaaatttacTCAACTAGTTCCTTGTTAACTTTCGGCACTTTGAAACACTTCGGGtcttcattttattttggccaagctGCCGAACAATTGGGCTGCCAATTAGCTCTGTGAGTTTCAACTTTTAACAGCATTTGTTGTCAATcaaaaatttaacatttatttggaTCATGGCTGGTTGGCAATCAGCTAagacttaattatttattataattcaCCCATACTCAGTTGATTATTAACTTTTAGATCTTAATCGGCGCACACATGTGTTCCATTTCATGCTGCGCAGATATTTTGCGTTTTAAATTTGGCCAATCAGTAGAAAGCCTAAAGTAAACATTAATAAAATTCATGCTATATTTGATTAAGTTTTTAGTGTTGTTCTGTGgccatttaagttttttattccAGTTCCTTTTGAAATTTACTTCTGATCTAAAGTAGAAACTTTTGTTCATGAACAAAAGAATGAACAATTACCGACCATAAAAATTGTTCTCAGAATCGATTAATTGATCTGAGCAATTCGAATACTGGTTTTTTTTAAAGCGCATAAATATTATCTGTAAACGGGATTCTCGAGAGTATAAAATTATTccaattcatatatttttcagcTGCCAAGTCCGTCCAAAAATGTTATCTTTATTTGCTTGTCCAGAGGCAgctaatttaatatttatatccaTTAGTTTTTTAATCCCATTAAGCATTTATGAATGGCCCCCGCTATGTAAacgaaaaaattgtttattaaaagggtaaacaaaaatgaaaagagcCCACAGAATGAACACGACTTTTCCACCTTTcgcacttttcctttttgtttgccgaacAAGTTTGCCTTTTTTGTGTACACAACTTTTCTTGTTACTGCTGCCGGGCAAAATGTTACATAATAtgatttaaactttaaactagCCGAAACGAAACTggttgcattttcaattaaaaccgctcgcgttttaatttttgtgggCGTTTAAGGGGAGTTTACAGTGTTGACAGCCCCCATGACACTTGTCACAATATTTGCCACCAGGCTTTAAAGTCTCCTCAAAATGTCTGTCTTGGTTTGTGAATTTGTGAATTTTATGCGAATTAAAGTCGGCAGCAACTTTTTCCAGATGGAAACGACTTTATTAGCCTTTTCCATGCCATTTCTCGcaatcgcatcgcatcgcaatCAACAGCGAATCCAATTGAGTGTGATGGGCAACTTTTATTAATAACACCATGACATTTATGGCTATTTTATCGAAGAGGCAGAGACAATCGCCGACGTCATTAGAGTTAAACTACCATATCATTGCGAAAGGTCAAAGTCGTAAACACAATATAGACAGTTGTATCTGATGGATGTTAATGAATGCACGGCgagaaaactattttattatcGTTGTAAAAAAATGGTTTCAAATATCTTGGTTGCTTACCCTTGGGTCAATGTTGagttaaaaaatacaataaagtTTCTCTTTGTGTAGCTTATCAGACATTTGTTTATGACTTCTCAAcataaaaatctttttaaCTGCCTGACAAAAAAAACATATGGAAAAGCCCAAGTTTCACATGCACGTGTTAATGAATCCGCTTACAAGgcagaaattgtttttatgcctGACTAATGTTCGATTTCCAATTTGATTCCCCTTGCCAGTTTTCATCACTCTcctgtttttcattttgattccAGAGGAAATGCCCCATCTATTTCTAGACCCAAAaccaatatttgcatttcagtggccgttgagtttgagtttgaagTTTTTCATATCCGGAGATCGTAATTTTTTCGTGTGCCTGTCTAATTGCTGGTATTTCTGTTGACCTTGTCgaaatttatgatatttttttgGGCCAGCTTTGGGctctttgctttgtttatctACAAGTTACACGTTGTTCGCCATGGCTGATAACATGTGTTCGTGTTGAGATATTTCCcctttatttgctttatttttgtcaGCTTTTTTCACGATGCATGAAAATTGGTTATAAGGTTAGGCACAATACTAGATATGACCTAATGTACATTATTGATGCCACTTTAAAGACTCgcttttaatttccatttaaataacTAAAGCTGAAACCTCGCTTAAAATTCTCGGCACCACAAATTCTCTCATTACTAACGAACAATACACGAATTTACGTAATTTGCCGACAAATGccattcaaaataaaaaccaaagctACATACACACCTTGGCCGTATGGATATTCAaacgcatatacatatatatattagcataCCAGTTGACTCAAATTAACTCGCTTTGAGCTTGAGCTTGGGCGTTTTTCACACACTCACGCtcatcggaatcggaattggaatcggaatcgagaGTCAAACAAAGCACACACTCAAAGATACATTCACATTGCTCGGTTTGTTATTGCCGGCTCAGATgataagtatatacatatatactttgcCTTGCGGCTTTGGCTTGTTCAAATAATGGACATCAGattgaaattaaagaaaagtcgcggtaaaaaaaacaacagctaaCTAGCAACTACATGTAATTCCCCGAATCGTGGCTAACCCGAGATGAAAATCTCTTAtctaatgcatttttatgggcGTTCGTCatgtaaatgaaaatacaaCAAATCTGTAGACGAAAGATGATAATTTTTAGAGACAAGCTTTGTTTTGGGCCTTGTTAATTTGTAAGCTGTTTATTTTCCCTGCCGCTGCGTTGCGGaaaaatttgtaattgaaaatgttttgcatgTTAGCTGAACTGcgagaaaaataacaaaacaggAAAGACCTgggcgaaaacaaaaatgtatatatttaaatggaaattagtTCTGCCTTCTCTTGGGTCTGTGAACAATTTGTGGGTTGCTTTCGGCACTCAACCCTCTCCAGTTGAAAAGTCAAACTTTGGTGGTATTTAACTCGCCCGTTTGTTTGTGTGActttggttttaatttgtataatgcATGCACCTCGGGAACCGAAATTATCATTTCGACAACCGCAAGCGAGATTTGTGTCCACATGACGAAACAGCGCAAAAGCTGTGAAATTAGCATGGATAGTTCGCTCTATACAGGAATCCATATCTTCTTCGCATTCAACTAATTCCtgcttaaatgtttaataaactACGTACTGTGGCGCACTTGACTTTCTCTGCGCTGCTGAATAATTCACTCAATCTAAGTGGAAActaattaatgtttatttggATTTAGTCTGCTTACCTCCTACGCACTTCGATAAATTACCCATCTAATTAagcctatttatttatttattagctcACACCGCCAAGTGACGTCAAACTGAGATGTGGCAAATGTATTCGCACCTTTTGAGAAAGTTCAGATAGTGCTGGGCGAAAGGCACGCCCCATTTCTCATTTTTCCACAACTGCTTACTTATTCCTCGCTCATAACTCATTGAATTTCAAAGTGAATCGAAATGCTTGATGAATTATTTAAAGACCTGGGTGCAATCTACGCTATCTATTCAACGCACAAGACAAACGACCCTGAACTCATTAAGACAGGTGTGTAAATGGCCACTCGATTGGCCTATCGAAACTGCTTCGAAATGTGGAGCGCCCAAAACAAACGCAAAAAGTCCATCAACAAAGACTGGTGTGATAAGGTGGAAGATTGATAAGCTTGGTATGTTCTCTGGCCGCGATAAGAAAGTATGCAAGAGATATGCTTAAAGCAAGGAAGAAAACTTTGGGTTTTGGGGGGCATACGAATGCCCTTCTGTGATAGATTGACTGATGATGTTCCCCCAAGTTCCTATGGATCTACATGCCCATAAACGTAACAGCTGATTGTCACACCATTATCTTttcgaaataaatcaaatagtATCGCCTATCAGTGATCACTTACCGACTGACGAGGCTCGACTGGAGTCTCTTGGCGGGCGGcgatgtgggcgtggtgggTGTAGTGGGGGAGGTGGGCGACTTGGGTGTCTTCCCCGCACGggcgccaccaccacccaccgaccCGGCACCAACTGAGCCTTTATCCAGTGGCTGCCGTGTTGGCGGGGTCGCGTGTGGGGGCGGCGAGGGCGTGGCATTGAccttgccactgctgctgctcggtCGCTTGGCCAGAAGCACCTTGGGCGGCACTTTGGGCGTGGCCGAGGGCGAACGCCGGACACTCACACTGGGACTGGCGCGCGGACTCGAAGCGGTACGCGAAACGGAGCCCgaaccggaaccggaaaccGGACTCGAACCGGAAGCCGGGGTCATGATCCGTGTGGTCGACACCTTTGACTTTACATCGTTGTAGTTTGTCTTGATCAGAGACTTATTGCTAGCGATCTTATTCATCACGGCATCCCATTTGTTTGGGGTGTGCGCCTTGCGATTTAGCGGCGATTTGGGTGATTTTGGGGATTTTGGCGATTTTAAAACGCGCGATTTGCCAGAAGAGGTCTTGGTAGCCGATGACTTGCACGACTTGGGAGAGGCGATCGATGAGTTCGAGGAAACAGAACCGCGGTAATTCTCCACCGTGCAGAGCGACGACAGCGATGCGTGTGGACGCGGCGAGGTGGTTTTCTGAACTGAGAGCACCGccgatgctgctgccgccgtcgtcgtcggCGATCGTCCCGCTGCGAAAGCTTCGTCGCCGCAAAAACTTCGGGCGCTGCCGCCGTCGACGCTGCAGTACGAGGTGCGGTTGGagagcgactgagagagcgTGGTGgccgccgaggaggaggagagaCAGCTGCTGGGCGGGCGCTGCTGGGGGGCCAGCtgattctgctgctgttgggtgGGAGTGGGCTGACCTTGACCTAGGAGAAGGGAGAGAGAGGGCATTAGCATTGGACGGGCTCATCAGAAGTATTGAATATCATAGCCACTACATGCTTATATATCAGATCGAACTTCGTAATAAATGATAATATCTCACCCTTGCGCATAGTCTGTGAGGAGTCATCTGGCGACATGTCCATATCGACATCCAACTCCAGTTCCGGCTGGCGCATCTCCTCGTCGCAGCGATTCTCGACGTCCGTGAAAATACCCGATGACTCCATGCATGAATCCTCCATCTGGGGCACGGAGGCACTAGGTTGCATCATGTCCGGACCATACAACTGGCCATCGATCACCTGGGCACGACGATCGCCGCGATGCAGTACATCATCCGCGTCGGATTCGGTAAAGAAATCCGAGTCTGTCATGGGATCCTGACGTCTCAAAGGAGCCGGATTCGGAGGAGGGAAGCTGGGCTGGCGACTCACTCGGCCCAAATGGGGTCCATTGCTTGGGGAATGATCACAAGCTCCGCGAGAAGCGGGACGCGACATCTCACCATCGCCCTGGTAGCCCGTATCCAAACTGGTTACACTGGTCACGCTCGTTATGAAGCTGTTGCTCAGCTTCGAGTGCTGCGAGGTGTTCACCTGGTTCTGGGACGCCTCCACCTGCTTGACAATCTCTGATTTAATCTCAATGGGATCCAGAGGCAGTTCCTCCGGCGATGGCGTCTGCTCCATCCTCAACTGCAGGAGATTCGGATGATGCATCCTGATCATTTCCAGATTGTGCATAAGATTGTTGTGTGGAGAGTCCAGGAAATCCTTCATCTGATCGGGCGTAAGGATGCCCAAGCTCTCGTCCAGATCGAAGGAGCTCTGCTTCTTCAAAAGCTGCTGTTGCAATTGCTGCAGTTGGGTTGAGGAGGAAAACGAGTTGTCCACCAGTTCTATGGAGCAGTCCAGCGTGGTGTCTGGCAAATCAAGTCCGAAACTGTAGCGGGTCCGACCCCTAACCGATGTGGAGGTCAGTGTATTGTCCAGAGCTCCATTGCCATCCATGGTGATGTCACCATCCGGCGTTCGAGTGGGCAAAACCAGGGCACTTTGTGCCTGCTTCAACAGGGGTGATAGCAGATGAACTGGCTGCGGAGTAGCCTGACCCATCATTCTCATTCCATGCGGCGTTGTGGTGGCCGACTGGGGGGATAGGCACAGCAGCGAGTGCTGGGGAATGGATCTTCGCCCCGACTGAAGGTGGACCCTGCTTGGAGTTCCCCTCTCCAGTTCCTGGGTTAGGTTCAACAACTGGATGTGCCTTGGCGACTGCAACGCACTGATGTCCAGCAATCTTTCAGTGTTGAGCGTGGAGTTCAACGGCAACTTCATGTTGGTCTTGTCCGGTGCCAAACTGGTTAACGTCACGTCCAGCGCGTCGTCCGTTTCCTGGCCCAGTTTCTCAACGTTGCCGGAACACTTGGAACTCAGAATGTCCAAGCCAGAGGGCATGGATATGTGTTCCAGCAGGGGTAGCTGATCCATGCTCAGGGTTAAATTGGCTCCTTGGTGGATCACCTTTGTGAAGTCACCTGGTTCAATGACCGATTTTGTTAGATTCGCCCCTCGATTCGTCAATGTGGCTCCTCTATCAATGGATTTTGTAAGATTGGATGCTGTGTCCATTGTTATGGTTAAATTTTGTCCAGCTTGTATGGTTTTTGTATTACTTCGTCCTTTGTCTATTGTCCTAGAGACTTCTTCATTCTTATCATTCATTGTCCTTGTGAGATTTACTCCTCTTGTAAATGTTTGAGTGCAATTTGCTGCCACCTCAAAAGTCTTACTTATACTAGATTCTTTTTCAACCGTTCTCGTGAGATCTCCAGCTCCCTTAAACGTTTTTGTGATATTTCCTGCTGCCTCCAAAGTTTGGGTGATATTTCCAACTCCTCCCACGACTTTCGTAAGATTTCCAAGTCCCGAAGAATTGGCAGACATTGTTCTGGTGGCATCCTTGGCCGGAATAACTGGCATTGTTCTACCCATTATTCCCGACGAGTTAACCGAGTGTGTTGCGTTATTTCTCGAACACACTGTCATTTCATGAGTGGTATCCAATGAGCAGAATGTCATCAATGGTGTTTTCTGAGCGGGTCTCACTATCTGAGTGATATCCGTCGATGGTGAACCCTTCATAATTCTCGTGCCGTCTCTGATCAGGACTTTGGTTTCATTTGGCACTGGCGAATCGATGTCCATTGTTCGTCCAAAGGTGGACAATCGTGTGCTCTCCAGTTTCATTCGGTTCGactgctcctcgtcctcgcaGACAAAGGTCTCGGATCTCAAGAGGGGCATCGGCGTGCTGCTGGTCAACTGATCGTTTGTCACCATATCACGTTTCCCCACCGGAAGTGGGGTTACTGGCAGTGAGCTCGTCATGTCGCATGGACTGGACATCACTGCATTTGCACTGGCGCTCGACTTGGGACTGAAGTACTTCTTCAGGACGGTGGTGGTCCGCTTGCTGAGCAGGCTCACCGCATTGTTTATCCGCTCTCCACTGGCGCTCTTCTTCAGACTGCTGCCCAAATCCCGCAGAGCGGCTGAAGATGGGGCATACGAGCTGGCGGGACGCGGCTTGGCAGGATCGCCGGGTGCTCGGAATATCTGAGTGGCCTTGGGTGCGCTCGTCGGTGGTCGTATGTgctgggtggtgctggtggtggtggttctgttggtggtgctgccactgctgctggccaggccaaaagtaCTCGGCTTCGGAAGGCGGGAGACGCCATCCAGGCGGGGAATGCGAGTTGTGGCCGGATCCTGtaagaaaagagaaaacacGTAATTAAGTGCAAAATCAGAAGAGACGCTTGCTGCACACAAATTACTCCAGATGGTGTGCGCCCTATCCGCTTGATTTCCCTTCACTAGGATTTTCCATGACCTCGAATAAGTacactttgaaaaaatatataaatataaaagtttctCAGaccattttttaataatttacgATTTCAGGGCGATTTTAGGAAAACCTATTGTATTTTCTTTAGTACTACGAATTATTGGCGCatactttaattttttttcttgtgtATTAGCCTGTCGCGTTGGCGCCGCATAGATCTGTTCAGCTATCCGCATTCAGCACGTGCTCAGACTTTTTGGCAGTGGCCAATATGGTGCAAAGTAGTTCAGTGGGGCGTTTCCACTTGGCACCAGTTCAACGCACTTTAAAGCAGTATCCAGAAACGGGGTGGTTTCTctcccaaaaagccaaaatccTTTTGCTGATGTCACCGAAACTTTACAGCTCTCTTTTTTGTGTGGAGTACATATATCCCTTTCAACCCCTCACagctaattgcattttaaggGAGGGACTCTGAAGAAATGTCATTACATTTCGATTACAATTAATCCTAAAATCTATCGTCATCATTCAGGGCTTCTTAGTTTTTTAGTTCACAGATAAAAAATTTTCTACAAACTACGAAAAAATGTTCCCAAAGTCGGGAAAGACATGTGTGCTTCTTGCAGCCCGTTTGCCTTATGGGTTTGCGTTTAATCAACTCAAGACGATGTCACCTGTTCATCTCTTTCACTCGGCGGCCTTAATGCAAAACTACATAAGTGGAACAAAAAAACCTATTTCAATCAAGAGAAGACAAGAATACAAATGTTCATATCAAGACATGAACTGGACGAAACATGGATGCTTTAAGCAAAACTATAGTACCGAATCCGCCTCCACGGGCACCGCAACGACCTTAAAGTTGACCAAAAGGGAACAACTGAAGCGGGCATTCAAGGAGTATGGAGCAACCATTGTGGTCTTTCATGTGGTCATTTCCGTCATTTCTCTTGGAGGCTTTTATGCACTTGTTTCCAGTGGAATAAACCTGGTGCCCGTACTGGAATACCTCGGAATGGGTTCATCGGCAGTTGCGGAGAAAGTTGCCGCAGGAAGCACCTTTGTTGTGGCCTTTGCCGTTCACAAAATCTTTGCGCCAGCCAGAATCAGCATCACATTGGGCACCACACCGTTCATCGTGAGGTATTTGCGATCCAAGGGActtctgaagccaaaaagcacaTAGTGTATTTCCTTGCTACCTGTTACAATACCTTATTTCAagttttaatagaaaattacaaattgaaagCGTAGATCCGCAGGACTAGGGCTAATTCCATCTTGTATTCCATTATGCAAATGGCGAATAGAAAGAACTTTTTGGAAAACCAATTTATATCCGCTCCATTACATCGACACCATCGGCCTGAAAAGTTAGTTTAATGTGCTAAATGCTTGCCAAACAATATCCGACCGCAAACTTTGCCAACGTTTAGACTGACAAGGAAAAGTTTCTTCATC encodes:
- the LOC6730818 gene encoding mucin-3A isoform X2, whose protein sequence is MAKDPATTRIPRLDGVSRLPKPSTFGLASSSGSTTNRTTTTSTTQHIRPPTSAPKATQIFRAPGDPAKPRPASSYAPSSAALRDLGSSLKKSASGERINNAVSLLSKRTTTVLKKYFSPKSSASANAVMSSPCDMTSSLPVTPLPVGKRDMVTNDQLTSSTPMPLLRSETFVCEDEEQSNRMKLESTRLSTFGRTMDIDSPVPNETKVLIRDGTRIMKGSPSTDITQIVRPAQKTPLMTFCSLDTTHEMTVCSRNNATHSVNSSGIMGRTMPVIPAKDATRTMSANSSGLGNLTKVVGGVGNITQTLEAAGNITKTFKGAGDLTRTVEKESSISKTFEVAANCTQTFTRGVNLTRTMNDKNEEVSRTIDKGRSNTKTIQAGQNLTITMDTASNLTKSIDRGATLTNRGANLTKSVIEPGDFTKVIHQGANLTLSMDQLPLLEHISMPSGLDILSSKCSGNVEKLGQETDDALDVTLTSLAPDKTNMKLPLNSTLNTERLLDISALQSPRHIQLLNLTQELERGTPSRVHLQSGRRSIPQHSLLCLSPQSATTTPHGMRMMGQATPQPVHLLSPLLKQAQSALVLPTRTPDGDITMDGNGALDNTLTSTSVRGRTRYSFGLDLPDTTLDCSIELVDNSFSSSTQLQQLQQQLLKKQSSFDLDESLGILTPDQMKDFLDSPHNNLMHNLEMIRMHHPNLLQLRMEQTPSPEELPLDPIEIKSEIVKQVEASQNQVNTSQHSKLSNSFITSVTSVTSLDTGYQGDGEMSRPASRGACDHSPSNGPHLGRVSRQPSFPPPNPAPLRRQDPMTDSDFFTESDADDVLHRGDRRAQVIDGQLYGPDMMQPSASVPQMEDSCMESSGIFTDVENRCDEEMRQPELELDVDMDMSPDDSSQTMRKGQGQPTPTQQQQNQLAPQQRPPSSCLSSSSAATTLSQSLSNRTSYCSVDGGSARSFCGDEAFAAGRSPTTTAAAASAVLSVQKTTSPRPHASLSSLCTVENYRGSVSSNSSIASPKSCKSSATKTSSGKSRVLKSPKSPKSPKSPLNRKAHTPNKWDAVMNKIASNKSLIKTNYNDVKSKVSTTRIMTPASGSSPVSGSGSGSVSRTASSPRASPSVSVRRSPSATPKVPPKVLLAKRPSSSSGKVNATPSPPPHATPPTRQPLDKGSVGAGSVGGGGARAGKTPKSPTSPTTPTTPTSPPAKRLQSSLVSRGRSYSKDSHKSSHSDLSLMCNASSSRPSNPASGSGSPKLLANTQLRAAKKRDVRNLSISPTDLGPPPKTQQTTKGQSTRSKSSATPTPTPTSIHKRLNGTLASPAAIATPIKGVATKSGATNKLQQSAKTKSTSIIKGPAFVGVSEESLRSGVDQTELQELNNGQSASGCPTPPMARDSKRTSIGNELPCETEAKLKRCEEQQDPQASTTTSPLALINPQEQEASVPFKEATITTANEPNALSLPDETSNSISSTTMLATPRVDIAAQYPVLKPFAEKGELDCARLAKFFQDNQLKRKEEHRQIMGLAVIVQFLSKQLDAFACKETKHQCARTKETLEKTILLLQDTQKDCERLREDLEDKGLEWTQRQQEKEYLYRTELKQAEEKILEVQLRAKLKFCELESQLRAKDEESKQAQEAYRMEVSHKLALKQEHLRTAEQKIQELQTRLQQVETNEQGHREELIRKENIHAARLAEANQREQDLIDRVKSLTKELNTLKANKEHNERDLRDRLALSQDEISVLRTSSQRRSPCASLPENASAELNRLTSEADSLRCVLELKQAEISALSKAKADLIHESEERLKLSNRVALLEAQNEMMRTELEAKTEKEKEIQQKMEELQKAYKYESIKRTRLTYDKEELQYHLKQRSLQLQSAESKLLDLSTGSHDNSLSGHSRCSLGRSGLEIAVTSSSPTSPVMKGMIERNDSVSWTLEIEDESFKGNTSKIVRRAGSLRSNNERCPIQRRQTLTSNGHSNGTATNGGSSPAHPNPLSQSMSATALLRSSCNSGESEGRPLSRARSKSMCIKASATSPAVCESSGQRKKPQDELNLADWPEDIPLCSSSPQAPGIEMRPRSSTMKLMSSEAKKFQEIQESAGEAMVSGANSEDESCSASSEDIMRSSSASSTASGGSLSKRPKQPPSRMSIEEALPCTPMEVSWSEDATDANGLA